One stretch of Narcine bancroftii isolate sNarBan1 chromosome 8, sNarBan1.hap1, whole genome shotgun sequence DNA includes these proteins:
- the LOC138741344 gene encoding serine/arginine-rich splicing factor 4-like isoform X1 yields MPRVYIGRLSYQARERDVERFFKGYGKILEVDIKNGYGFVEFDDPRDADDAVYELNGKELCGERVIVEHARGPRRDGGYSSQRSGYGYRRSGRDRYGPPTRTEYRLIVDNLSSRCSWQDLKDYMRQAGEVTYADAHKGRKNEGVIEFKSYSDMKRALEKLDGTEVNGRKIRLVEDRPSSRRRRSYSRSRSRSRSRSPSRNRSHSRNKSRSRSGSTKSSRSRSRSGSHSRSKSGSRSKSRSVSKNKTKSRSRSKEKKIRASSRSGSEEKSKSRSRSVEQIKENNAEVKTENRNENGEKERSVSKEKSRSRSKSKDGEKTDRSRSKEKGKSKSRSRSKGKSKSRSRSKSKEKRKGRKRSRSESRSRSRSRSKNEKSKRRGKRECRTKSNSKSRKRKGDKEQSRSRSRSESKEKEEESRKTNVEKETKVEAEEVDGESDINEQSKSRLASRSRSRSRSKAKSKSRSRSKSISKTRSRSKSCSPSRSMSRSVSRSRSRSRSKS; encoded by the exons ATGCCGCGGGTTTACATCGGCAGGCTGAGTTACCAGGCGCGGGAGCGGGACGTGGAGCGGTTCTTCAAGGGCTACGGGAAGATCTTGGAGGTGGACATCAAGAACGG ATATGGGTTTGTTGAATTTGATGATCCTCGTGATGCAGATGATGCTGTTTATGAACTGAATGGTAAAGAACTTTGTGGGGAAAGAGTAATCGTTGAACACGCTAGAGGTCCTCGAAGGGATGGTGGTTACAGCTCTCAACGCA GTGGTTATGGTTATAGAAGATCTGGAAGAGACAGATATGGACCTCCAACTCGTACAGAATATAGACTTATTGTGGACAATTTATCTAGTCGTTGCAGCTGGCAAGACTTGAAG GATTATATGCGTCAAGCAGGTGAAGTAACATATGCAGATGCCCATAAAGGAAGGAAGAATGAAGGTGTAATTGAATTTAAGTCTTACTCTGATATGAAAAGAGCACTTGAAAAACTGGATGGTACAGAAGTTAATGGCAGGAAAATCAGATTGGTTGAAGATAGGCCTTCATCACGACGACGGCGGTCATACTCCAGGAGCCGAAGCCGCTCGAG GTCTCGTTCTCCAAGCAGAAATCGTTCACATTCTCGTAACAAGAGTCGAAGCCGCAGTGGAAGCACTAAAAGCAGCCGATCCCGATCACG CTCTGGTTCACACTCTCGGAgtaaaagtggaagcagaagcaaAAGTCGAAGTGTGAGCAAGAACAAAACCAAGAGCAGGAGCCGGAGTAAAGAGAAGAAAATCAGAGCAAGTAGTAGGAGTGGAAGTGAGGAGAAGAgtaagagcaggagcaggagtgttGAACAGATTAAAGAAAACAATGCAGAAGTGAAAACTGAGaacagaaatgaaaatggggagaaGGAGCGGAGTGTTAGTAAAGAGAAGAGTAGAAGTCGTAGTAAGAGTAAAGATGGAGAAAAAACTGATAGGAGTAGAAGCAAAGAGAAGGGTAAGAGTAAAAGTCGGAGTAGAAGTAAAGGGAAGAGTAAGAGTAGAAGTCGGAGCAAGAGCAAGGAGAAACGAAAGGGCAGGAAGAGGAGTAGAAGTgagagcaggagccggagcaggagtcGCAGCAAAAATGAGAAGAGCAAAAGGCGTGGTAAACGCGAATGCAGGACTAAAAGTAACAGTAAGAGCAGGAAAAGAAAGGGTGACAAGGAGCAATCTAGATCGAGATCGAGATCAGAATCAAAGGAAAAGGAGGAAGAGAGTAGAAAGACAAATGTTGAAAAAGAAACTAAGGTTGAAGCTGAAGAAGTGGATGGGGAATCGGACATTAACGAACAGTCAAAGTCAAGGCTTGCATCTCGTTCTAGGTCGAGGTCCAGATCAAAGGCCAAATCTAAATCTCGTTCCAGGTCTAAATCGATCTCCAAAACCAGGTCACGTTCAAAGTCCTGTTCACCTTCTCGCTCTATGTCAAGATCTGTGTCTCGTTCTAGGTCCAGGTCACGATCAAAATCCTAA
- the LOC138741344 gene encoding serine/arginine-rich splicing factor 4-like isoform X2 — translation MPRVYIGRLSYQARERDVERFFKGYGKILEVDIKNGYGFVEFDDPRDADDAVYELNGKELCGERVIVEHARGPRRDGGYSSQRSGYGYRRSGRDRYGPPTRTEYRLIVDNLSSRCSWQDLKDYMRQAGEVTYADAHKGRKNEGVIEFKSYSDMKRALEKLDGTEVNGRKIRLVEDRPSSRRRRSYSRSRSRSRNRSHSRNKSRSRSGSTKSSRSRSRSGSHSRSKSGSRSKSRSVSKNKTKSRSRSKEKKIRASSRSGSEEKSKSRSRSVEQIKENNAEVKTENRNENGEKERSVSKEKSRSRSKSKDGEKTDRSRSKEKGKSKSRSRSKGKSKSRSRSKSKEKRKGRKRSRSESRSRSRSRSKNEKSKRRGKRECRTKSNSKSRKRKGDKEQSRSRSRSESKEKEEESRKTNVEKETKVEAEEVDGESDINEQSKSRLASRSRSRSRSKAKSKSRSRSKSISKTRSRSKSCSPSRSMSRSVSRSRSRSRSKS, via the exons ATGCCGCGGGTTTACATCGGCAGGCTGAGTTACCAGGCGCGGGAGCGGGACGTGGAGCGGTTCTTCAAGGGCTACGGGAAGATCTTGGAGGTGGACATCAAGAACGG ATATGGGTTTGTTGAATTTGATGATCCTCGTGATGCAGATGATGCTGTTTATGAACTGAATGGTAAAGAACTTTGTGGGGAAAGAGTAATCGTTGAACACGCTAGAGGTCCTCGAAGGGATGGTGGTTACAGCTCTCAACGCA GTGGTTATGGTTATAGAAGATCTGGAAGAGACAGATATGGACCTCCAACTCGTACAGAATATAGACTTATTGTGGACAATTTATCTAGTCGTTGCAGCTGGCAAGACTTGAAG GATTATATGCGTCAAGCAGGTGAAGTAACATATGCAGATGCCCATAAAGGAAGGAAGAATGAAGGTGTAATTGAATTTAAGTCTTACTCTGATATGAAAAGAGCACTTGAAAAACTGGATGGTACAGAAGTTAATGGCAGGAAAATCAGATTGGTTGAAGATAGGCCTTCATCACGACGACGGCGGTCATACTCCAGGAGCCGAAGCCGCTCGAG AAATCGTTCACATTCTCGTAACAAGAGTCGAAGCCGCAGTGGAAGCACTAAAAGCAGCCGATCCCGATCACG CTCTGGTTCACACTCTCGGAgtaaaagtggaagcagaagcaaAAGTCGAAGTGTGAGCAAGAACAAAACCAAGAGCAGGAGCCGGAGTAAAGAGAAGAAAATCAGAGCAAGTAGTAGGAGTGGAAGTGAGGAGAAGAgtaagagcaggagcaggagtgttGAACAGATTAAAGAAAACAATGCAGAAGTGAAAACTGAGaacagaaatgaaaatggggagaaGGAGCGGAGTGTTAGTAAAGAGAAGAGTAGAAGTCGTAGTAAGAGTAAAGATGGAGAAAAAACTGATAGGAGTAGAAGCAAAGAGAAGGGTAAGAGTAAAAGTCGGAGTAGAAGTAAAGGGAAGAGTAAGAGTAGAAGTCGGAGCAAGAGCAAGGAGAAACGAAAGGGCAGGAAGAGGAGTAGAAGTgagagcaggagccggagcaggagtcGCAGCAAAAATGAGAAGAGCAAAAGGCGTGGTAAACGCGAATGCAGGACTAAAAGTAACAGTAAGAGCAGGAAAAGAAAGGGTGACAAGGAGCAATCTAGATCGAGATCGAGATCAGAATCAAAGGAAAAGGAGGAAGAGAGTAGAAAGACAAATGTTGAAAAAGAAACTAAGGTTGAAGCTGAAGAAGTGGATGGGGAATCGGACATTAACGAACAGTCAAAGTCAAGGCTTGCATCTCGTTCTAGGTCGAGGTCCAGATCAAAGGCCAAATCTAAATCTCGTTCCAGGTCTAAATCGATCTCCAAAACCAGGTCACGTTCAAAGTCCTGTTCACCTTCTCGCTCTATGTCAAGATCTGTGTCTCGTTCTAGGTCCAGGTCACGATCAAAATCCTAA